One Paracidovorax avenae ATCC 19860 genomic region harbors:
- a CDS encoding DNA/RNA non-specific endonuclease, with the protein MAQQKQSRRKKSSRSPSIALLHRSSGRMRRLLVSLFTSAVVGLQVTSCGVHPTQGPWSGSAAQPTRAGQFTECRQHFAGGVPPLTPDAPRLRELCFDAFAVLHSGNTRTPVYVAERLNRQILQQARQQHRTDHFYADARLPRGERAELEDYRGSGYARGHMAPAGDMGTPEAMAQSFSLANMVPQDPKQNSGPWARIEEDTRRYAMRARGDVYVITGPVFEPGAKAIGSGQVAVPSHLFKLVYDAETGRSWAHWQQNASDATAGPPITLQEVERRTGMRLLPSPAPAH; encoded by the coding sequence ATGGCCCAGCAGAAGCAATCGCGCAGAAAGAAATCCTCCCGGTCCCCGTCCATCGCCCTCCTGCACCGGTCCTCCGGCCGCATGCGCCGGCTGCTGGTCTCCCTGTTCACCTCCGCGGTCGTAGGCCTGCAGGTTACGAGCTGCGGCGTCCACCCCACGCAGGGCCCCTGGTCCGGCAGCGCCGCCCAACCCACGCGTGCCGGCCAGTTCACGGAATGCCGGCAGCATTTCGCGGGCGGCGTGCCGCCGCTCACACCCGACGCCCCCAGGCTGCGCGAGCTGTGCTTCGATGCCTTCGCGGTGCTGCACAGCGGCAACACGCGCACCCCCGTGTATGTGGCCGAGCGGCTCAATCGCCAGATCCTGCAGCAGGCCCGGCAACAGCACCGCACCGACCACTTCTATGCGGATGCGCGGCTGCCGCGCGGCGAGCGCGCCGAACTCGAGGACTACCGCGGCTCGGGCTATGCCCGCGGACACATGGCGCCCGCGGGCGACATGGGCACGCCCGAAGCCATGGCGCAGTCCTTCAGCCTCGCCAACATGGTGCCGCAGGACCCGAAGCAGAACAGCGGCCCCTGGGCCCGCATCGAGGAGGACACGCGCCGCTACGCGATGCGCGCGCGCGGCGACGTGTATGTCATCACCGGCCCGGTCTTCGAGCCAGGCGCCAAAGCCATCGGTTCCGGACAGGTGGCCGTGCCATCGCACCTGTTCAAACTGGTGTACGACGCCGAGACCGGGCGCTCGTGGGCGCACTGGCAGCAGAACGCGTCCGATGCCACCGCAGGCCCGCCGATCACCCTGCAGGAGGTGGAGCGTCGCACCGGCATGCGGCTGCTGCCCTCGCCAGCGCCCGCGCACTGA